A single genomic interval of Prunus dulcis chromosome 5, ALMONDv2, whole genome shotgun sequence harbors:
- the LOC117627813 gene encoding protein DETOXIFICATION 49-like, whose protein sequence is MDQLAPLNSESPKLEQENQKTLLSLALIEAKCIANIAFPMVLTGLLLYSRTMISMLFLGRLGELALAGGSLAIGFANITGYSVLSGLAMGMEPICGQAYGAKRFKLLGLTLQRTVILLLLTSIPIALLWFNMKRILLSCGQQDDIATQAKSYIFYSLPDLIAQSLLHPLRIYLRSQSITVPLTFCATLAILLHIPINYLLVCVLNLGIKGVALSGVWSNVNLVGSLIFYIAISGVYKKTWGGFSKECFKGWKSLMNLAIPSCISVCLEWWWYEIMILLCGLLLNPQATVASMGILIQTTGLIYIFPSSLSFGVSTRVGNELGANRPERAQLATIVGLSYSFILGFSALLFAVTVRNIWASMYTQDSEIITLTSMVLPIIGLCELGNCPQTTGCGVLRGAARPKLGANINLGCFYLVGMPVAVWLGFFAGFDFRGLWLGLLAAQGSCVVTMLFVLARTNWELQAQRAKELTGTFTIDDQDDQDAADEAYESLSSLQKTKCDNSLV, encoded by the coding sequence ATGGACCAGTTAGCTCCTTTGAACTCTGAAAGCCCAAAACTTGAGCAAGAAAACCAGAAAACCCTTCTGTCTCTGGCTCTCATAGAAGCCAAATGCATAGCCAACATAGCTTTTCCAATGGTTTTAACAGGCCTGTTGCTCTACTCACGCACAATGATCTCCATGCTCTTCCTTGGCCGCCTTGGAGAGCTTGCCTTGGCTGGTGGTTCGCTTGCTATTGGCTTTGCCAACATCACAGGGTACTCTGTTCTCTCTGGCCTTGCCATGGGCATGGAACCCATCTGCGGCCAAGCTTATGGAGCCAAAAGATTCAAACTTTTAGGCCTCACTCTGCAGAGAACTGTGATTTTGCTTCTCTTAACTTCAATACCCATTGCACTTTTGTGGTTCAACATGAAGAGAATTTTGCTTTCTTGTGGCCAGCAAGATGATATTGCTACTCAAGCCAAATCTTACATTTTTTATTCTCTTCCTGATCTCATTGCTCAAAGCCTTTTGCACCCTCTGCGGATTTATCTGCGAAGCCAATCCATAACTGTGCCTCTCACATTCTGCGCAACTCTGGCTATTCTTCTCCACATTCCCATCAATTACCTTCTTGTTTGTGTTCTCAATCTCGGAATCAAAGGCGTTGCGCTAAGCGGGGTTTGGAGTAATGTCAATCTCGTAGgatctttgattttttacaTTGCAATCTCAGGTGTATACAAGAAAACTTGGGGTGGTTTCTCCAAAGAGTGCTTCAAAGGGTGGAAAAGTCTCatgaatttggcaattccaaGCTGCATTTCAGTTTGTTTAGAATGGTGGTGGTATGAGATCATGATTTTGCTATGTGGGTTGTTACTTAACCCTCAAGCAACAGTTGCTTCAATGGGAATCTTGATTCAAACCACAGGTTTGATATACATTTTCCCATCTTCTTTAAGCTTTGGTGTATCAACAAGGGTGGGAAATGAACTTGGTGCAAACCGTCCCGAAAGAGCACAACTTGCAACAATTGTGGGCCTATCTTATAGCTTTATTCTGGGATTTTCAGCATTGCTGTTTGCTGTGACTGTGAGGAACATTTGGGCAAGCATGTACACCCAAGACTCAGAAATTATTACATTGACATCAATGGTGTTGCCAATTATTGGCCTGTGTGAGCTTGGGAACTGTCCACAAACAACAGGTTGTGGTGTTCTGAGGGGAGCTGCTAGGCCTAAGCTGGGTGCAAATATAAATTTGGGTTGCTTTTATCTTGTGGGAATGCCTGTTGCTGTGTGGTTGGGTTTTTTTGCAGGGTTTGATTTTAGAGGACTGTGGCTTGGTCTTTTGGCAGCTCAGGGCTCATGTGTTGTGACcatgttgtttgttttggcTAGAACCAATTGGGAACTTCAAGCCCAGAGAGCCAAGGAGCTAACAGGAACTTTCACTATTGATGATCAAGACGATCAAGATGCTGCTGATGAAGCTTATGAGTCTTTGAGTTCATTACAAAAGACCAAATGTGACAATTCACTAGTATGA
- the LOC117627924 gene encoding BAG family molecular chaperone regulator 1-like, translating into MEPMKSKMNKMFSPATKFSVDGKGGPKVEDLEIRPGGMLVQKRNAEMNPSSVSIPPIKVGVKYGSSYHEIRISPQASFGELKKMLAEPTKLHHLDQKLIFKNKERDSKEYLDVARVKDGSKIVLEEDIVSRERRCVELLRNSNAEKSSKSLAEINLEVDKLAGQVTALEATASTAGKVAETDVDNLTELLMMKLIKLDGIVAEGDLKLQRRLQVKRVQKYIGILDMLKYQSSKSSSNGAKIQLQQQENPIGHMPRDSKPVQKQRAPSKLEKSVRTIPAQQQPQKHSESVVVTTKWETFD; encoded by the exons ATGGAGCCAATGAAGTCaaagatgaacaaaatgtTTTCTCCAGCAACTAAGTTCTCTGTGGATGGCAAGGGAGGTCCCAAAGTTGAAGACTTGGAAATCAGGCCAGGGGGAATGTTGGTGCAAAAGCGCAATGCAGAGATGAATCCCAGTTCTGTTTCAATCCCCCCAATCAAAGTTGGAGTGAAGTATGGCTCTTCATACCACGAAATTCGTATAAGTCCCCAAGCAAGCTTTG GGGAGTTGAAGAAAATGTTGGCAGAACCGACTAAATTGCATCATCTGGATCAGAAGCTGATATtcaaaaacaaagagagagactCCAAAGAATATCTTGATGTGGCAAGAGTTAAAGATGGATCAAAAATTGTGTTGGAGGAGGACATTGTGAGTAGAGAAAGGAGGTGTGTGGAGTTGCTCAGAAATTCAAATGCAGAGAAGTCTTCCAAATCCTTAGCAGAGATCAACTTGGAAGTGGACAAGCTTGCTGGCCAg GTCACAGCTTTGGAAGCAACAGCTTCTACAGCTGGGAAAGTTGCAGAGACTGATGTGGACAATTTGACTGAACTTCTGAtgatgaagttaattaaactGGATGGTATTGTTGCAGAGGGAGATTTAAAATTGCAGAGAAGACTGCAG GTGAAAAGAGTTCAGAAGTACATAGGAATTCTGGATATGTTGAAGTATCAAAGTTCCAAATCTAGCAGCAATGGTGCTAAAATCCAATTGCAGCAACAAGAAAACCCAATTGGCCACATGCCAAGGGACTCAAAGCCAGTTCAGAAACAACGAGCGCCATCGAAGCTAGAAAAATCTGTTCGCACAATTCCGGCGCAGCAGCAACCGCAGAAGCATTCTGAGTCAGTTGTGGTAACAACAAAATGGGAGACTTTTGATTAA